Genomic segment of Motacilla alba alba isolate MOTALB_02 chromosome 26, Motacilla_alba_V1.0_pri, whole genome shotgun sequence:
ACATGAAAAGGCTTATTGTGCTTATCTGCATTTCCACATtccataaaatgaaaaaaaaagcccatccTCCCCTCATACCCCATGCCAGCAATTCTCCGAGTGCctggaaaaaatgcagcaggaatggTGGGGTGTCCCCCCCAGCCATGAGGCTTCATGGTCCCCCAGGCTGTGGGTGTCATTAACCAGAGCAGCAATGCTGCCACAGGATCCTGTGCTCTTGTTCAGTCACCCGTGCCTGGAGGAACCAGTGGGGCCATGGGCCAGAGGCTGCCTCCTGAACAGCACTGGTggctgccaggccctgccaCAGGAAGCAGGACTGCCCTGCCCCACTCTCCTGTCCACCAGGGCTTGCCCAGCCCATGATCCCATTGCTACACTGGTACCTCCCAccccatctcatcccatccctggaaatatccAAGGTGAGCTtagacagggctctgagcaacctgatctagttgaaaGCGTCCCTGGCACTAGCAGGGGGGCTGgactagatggcctttaaaaggtcccttccaacccaaaccattctctgaccctgcagctccctggctgaGTCTCTGCCCTTCCCACTGCAGGTGCTGAGCCCACCCAGATGGGAAGGCTGAGCCTCGTGCAGGATGCAGAATCTCCAGCTCTGACACTTACTTGTCCAGTCGCTGATGTTCCCTGCCGAGGCTGCATAGGGCCCTGCCATGGCCACCACTTCCAGCAGGTATTTGTGtcctggagccaggccagaAAAGGTGAATTTGCTGGTGCCTTTCCCAACAGAGACGTTGGCTGCCACGATGCCTGAGCCCCAGTGGTACAGGAGGAGTCTGTAgctgtcctgtccctggggcTCGGCTCGCCAGGATGCACTCAGCCTGTTGGGGTAGCCCTGGTTTGTCACGTACACGTGACGGGGTGCCAGGGGGTCTGCCAAGACAGGATGGGACACACGTCAGCAAAGGGCCCCAGGACACTGCCCAGGGCTCTTGGTAGTGCCATCAGCAGGGATGCACCACACTTATTTCTCTAAGAAAATTAACTGTGTATTTTACAGTCTAGATAAATATGATAGATATGTTAAATCTTTTAACAAGATTTAGGATAATTTATATTAAACAGCACTTAAACTTAGAATGAATAAACTTTAATAACAAATAATattaaacttcattttaataGAATCGTAAAGTGACGAAATGTAGCTTAAGAGTACTTAAATATAGAAATAGATTAAATATAGAAACTGTACTTAATCTTAGTAACACTCAACTTATTAAAgattattatttataaacattttaacTTATTTGTATATTATTAACACAAAAGGTATTTAAAtcaagataaaataaattttaaaaatatatattagaAGATCTTTTAGATGGACAGCACCCTTAGCCTCCACTATGTGGCTCCACCCACCAGCCCAGAGGCAGCTCAAAGCTTCTGCAAAGCTCTCTGCGCTGgtctgagcagggacagccctgtcccctggggAGGGGTGAGGAGGGAACACGCAGCCAGCTagggggcaggggaaggtgaacaccctgctgctgctccctcctccctggctcTCCCCTGAAGCTCCATCTGCCCTCACCCAGGCTGATGGAGCTGAAGATGAGagtgggcagagccctgctcacTGCCGTTGCTCGGGGCAATGCAGGTCTCTCCCTGTGAAGGTCAGCAGGGCCATGTTCCTGGCCATGAGCTTTCCTGACTGCCCAGCAAGGCACACATctgttggaaccctggatgctgagaaatAAACTTTCTatgctgacaggcactgacctccaagagagcactgcatttgacctgtggctgtggagaaggcttccaaaactgattgatagcactgggattgtgggtgtggagtttgaatagaagtgtgtgatagcacagggtggaaaacttagactttggggttttagaatatagaaataaatatgaagcaagatggaggttttagggcgTAGACAGGTTGTTCTTCTTTACCTTATTTtcctccatgggtttgggtggtattgtgattggacagaaaagtccacaCTGCAGGCTTCGAGGaatcagttattgggttaaaagggaaaatactttaggtgtcatttcttaattggatactttagccttaaaagaccttgtaacaagagatagttagccattttgtgccttgctaataaaacacagcagaactCACCGTAGTGAGACGGTAACACTGATAAAAgcaataaacacctgagtctgaatGCGAACTATTGTCTCAAGTACCTTCAATCCTGACCCcaacagaggcagaaaaagcaagcagagaaCCCACACACATCCCCTCACAAAAGGTACTCACACGTCCAGTTGCTGACGTTCCCTGCAGGTGCCCTGAAGGagccagccacagctgccaccTCTAGCAGGTATTTGCTCCCTGGGGCCAGCCCCGTGAAGGTGAAGTTGTGGGTGTCTCTGCCAAGcgaggctgtggctgccacgGTGCCCAGTGGTGCCCGGTACAGGGTCAGTGTGTATCCATCCCTGCCCCCGGCCGGGGCCCCCCAGGCCACGCTCAGCCTGTCGGGGTGCCCCGTGCTCAGCAGGCGCACGgcggccgggggcagcgggcCTGGGGAGGAAACACGGgtcactgccagcagccacCTCTGGGCTCAGCACAAGGAGATGCTCCACGTCTGTGCcaagcctgtgctgcaggagctggggcagcagcggGCCTGGGGAGCCACCACACCTCGTGTTAGGGACAGGACGCcgagcagcaggacacagacaCCCAATGGTCATTGTGCAGCAGGACACGTGCTCCCCGCGGGAGGATCCCCTCTGACAaattcctcctcatcctcacttTTCCACTCCCATCTCACCTCACCTTTAATGATGCTCACCATTACTGGTCCCTCACATGCCAAGCCCTCCTCATCCAGGTCACGCTCATTCCCACAGCCCAGTGGGAACACCTGCACCCTGCCATGAGCACAGGTGTGTTCCCACACCCAGCCGCTGTGCAGGtacagcactggcacagcctcTGTTCTCTGACCAGCCCTAGAATCTTTCTGGGTGGGGAGAAGTGCTGGATTAGCCCATCTCCAGAGCAAAGACCTGTTCTCCTGGGAGGACTGTGGAGTGGTTTCTTGTACTACACTGATTCATTTCATGAACCTTTTTGGCAAGGTGGTTTCTCCCTGTGGGAAAGGACTCAGTGAGCCTCCTGTACACAGGTACAGTACAGGTGCCCTGTACACTTCTGTGCTCCTGTACACAGGGAGATGGgtcagcacaggcagggaatgTCCCAGCACGGGCACATCTGGGCAGCCCTGTTTTATCAGCATGTCCTTGTGCAAGCCTACAGCTGAATATGCCAGTGCCCTGCGTGCAGCCAGTAGAGTGCCCCTGCACTAACTGCTGAGTGTCACACCTGCGCATAGGTGTGTGCACATCTCCAAAGCCACCAGGTCCCCCATGAACCTCCCAACTCTCCTCAGAACAGCCCAGTGTTGAGACATTCCCCCCCCCACTTTGCAGAGGACGCTGCTTCAGGTACTTACGTGTCCAGCCACTGATtttgggtgctgctgcccagtaCTGTCCAGCTGTGGCAGTGACTTCCACGGAGTACTCGTGTCCCGGGGCCAGCCCCGTGAAGGTGAAGTTGTGGGTGTCTCTGCCAAGcgaggctgtggctgccacgGTGCCCAGTGGTGCCCGGTACAGGGTCAGTGTGTATCCATCCCTGCCCCCGGCCGGGGCCCCCCAGGCCACGCTCAGCCTGTCGGGGTGCCCCGTGCTCAGCAGGCGCACGgcggccgggggcagcgggcCTGGGGAGGAAACACGGgtcactgccagcagccacCTCTGGGCTCAGCACAAGGAGATGCTCCACGTCTGTGCcaagcctgtgctgcaggggcacCACAGGCTGGCTGGGACTCTGTGGCAGCTgtttcctgcctggctgctggctgagaCTGTGGGAGGCTACCAGGGACAGGGTGTGGCACAGGGTCAGGCACGGACTCCTCACACTGCATCCAGCAGAGAACAAGCACTGGGTACTTGCACGGGTGGCAGAGGTAAGCAGGACAGCTGCTGCAGTATGGTCCCTGACTGAACTGGGAAGGGAAGATCTGGTGCAGAGCACTGCAAGGAGAGCATCACACTCACGTGTGCAGTGGGTGAGGTTGGGGGTGCTGGCGTGGAAGGGCCCAGCTGTGGCGCTCACTGCCACGCTGTAGCGGGTGCCAGGGCTCAGGCTCCTCAGGATGTGACTCCTGACATGCCCACCCAGCAGCGTGTGCCCCACGGGAGTGCCAGACGCTGTGTCACGGGCATCCACCACGAAGCCTTCTGCCCCTcggcccagcactgcccaggacACCACCAGTGCTGAGCCTGAGGGGCTGCTCAGGGTGAGGTTCACAGGGGCCAAGGGATCTGCAAAGCAACAGGGAGACAGTTAGCCCTCCTGCTCAGTGCTgagagctggctgctgtgcccagggttCCTCCAGGCAGGCTGGACCAGAGCTCCTCTGGAGAGAAGCTTGAGCACAaagggccaggcagggcacaTGGCTTTGAGTGTATCATCCCTGAGGTGTGCTGCCTGATGTGGCAGGGGAGATAACCAGAGCCTCTGGGGCAGATGGGGGGAGTGGCTCTGTGTCCAGGATGGAGTGAGGGCAGTGAGCAGAAAGGTGGGACCATGACACAGAAACTGTGGGCACGGCTTGGGATGGGGAAGGTGGTGGTGGGTGCTCTGGAAGGCTCAGGTGGAGGCTCATAGTGGGGTGCCCAACCCAATCAACCAGACTTACATGTCCATTGGGTGACGTTGATGGAAGAGGCTTCTAATGAGCCTTTCACAGCAGTGACCTGCACAGCAAACTTGCTGCCTGCTTCCAGGTGAGTCCAGGTGATGTTCAGGGCATCTGGACTCAAGGTCTGGACCTGAatcctgctctgggtgctgaggCTATACAGAGTAACATGGTAGTGGTCCCTCCTGCCAGGGGGCTTGTTCCAGGATGTGTaaagctctgaggagctgcctgggtTGGTAAGGCTCAGGTTTGTTGGTGCAGCGGGAACTGTGAGGAAAAACAAGACACACGAGTCAGAGATGAAAAGATCCACTTCTGAACATGCAGCCATCTTCATACCCGGAGACTAACACAGAAGCAGGATGTGACCACAGGCCAGCTTCATCAGGAACCAGGACAGGgtgccctcctcctcccctcctctcaTTTCCTCTCCCCAGGTGCCAACAGTGATTCCATCACCGTGGGTGTCAGATGCTGACCTGTGCAGCCAGTGACGTTCTCGGGGAGGGAGCGGTAGGGTCCAGCCACTGCCCAGATCCTCACAAGGTAGCATGTTCCTGGTTCCAGCTGTGGCACAGTGACATTGGTGCTGtccttccctgcttccaggTTCCTTGGCTGTGCAGAAGAGCCCTCCTGGAGCACGCTGAGCAGGTATCCATCcctctgcccaggagcagcctcccAGTGCACAGCTAGGGCCCAGGCCGTGCTGACGGGGCTGGCAGACAGGGAACGAGGAGGCAGTGGGACTGCGGGAGAGAAACAGTGTCACTGGGACAAACCTGGGCTGCTCAGAACGGACTCTAGCTTGGGAATgaagctgggagctggaggacTGTGGGCATCCACACAATGCCTAGGgctggtgggagcaggggagcTGTGTTCTACCAGTGTAGCCGATGGCAGTCTGAGAGGAGATGCGATGAGGCCCGGCCTGGGAAATGATCTCCACGCGGTACCGGGAGCCTGGcaccagcccctccaggtccaGCTGGGTGACTCCACGGGGGACAGACACATTCCTGATGATGGACAGGGACTCGGCCACTGAGAGCTGCACCAAGTGATCTCTGCCACCTCCGGACTCCACCCAGCTCACGTGCAGCTCCTGGGGTTCCCGGCCAGGCTGCACACTCACGTTAGCCAGGGACAGTGGATctggagggaagcagagcaTGGACACCCATGAGGTGGTGGAGGAACCACCTGGAGaagccagggcacagcctgcACCTCTGCACAGGGCTGAAAGAGAAGTGGGGGCACCTGACCACCAGGTCTCCTGAGGGACATGCAAGCTGCCTGTGCGTGTCCCCgggatgctgctggcagccaggtgcTGAGAGCACCCAACTCCCCGcgggctgctctgctccacagacAGGGAGCAGCAAGCCCATACAGGTCTCTGTGCTTCCTCTCTCACATCCCTCTCCCACCAGTCCCTGGCTGGCCTTCAGATCACCAGTGGTCTAGGCAGAAGGTTCAACTTGACTGGGGAAAACCTCAGCTGGGGAAAAGGATCTTTCGGGgcccagcacacagcacctAACCTATGACATGTGTTCTGTTTTCCAGGACAGGGAGCATGCAGGTCTCACTGAAGCCCTCCCTCCACCCAGACAAGTTTGTCACTGCTAGTCttgcaggcagtgccaggatgtcccatccctgcaagaGACTGGGAATACTTCTGACTCACATGTCCACTCAGTGGCAAAGTGTGACGAGGATCTGTACGGGCCAGCAAGGACAGTCACCTTCAGGAAGTACTGAGTGccaggggacagccccaggaacGTGAAGTTGTGGGTGTTTGGCCCCACTGAGGTGTTCCTCTGTGCTGCATGGCTCTTGCTGTAGAGCTGGAGGTGGAACTGGTCCACATCACCAGCAGCCTTGTCCCAGAAGGCCGAGAGCCCCATTGGGCGCCGGGTGTTGGTCAGTGTCACTCCGGAGGGAGCCAGGGGGTCTGAGAGAGAAAGACAGCCAGGCAgtgagaggaggctgtgctgtgctgtgggtttgTCCTGGGCACCCTCCTCTGTCTGCACCTGCTGAGGTTAGGTCAGGAGTCAGCACACCaaacccagagcagccagagcccctgCTCCACAGCAGACATGGGAGCAGGTCCCCCCCTTCCCCTGGGTGacatttggaaatgttttctgttcagTGATGGGTTCCCCCTACATGCAGACCCTTTTACTTCCAACATGGCTGAATGTAGCTCCAGCTGACCATCCATTCTGTCTGTCTATGCACCCCTGTCTCTGACTCCCCATCTCCCCACACATGGGCCACTCTGACTCTGAGTGTTCTGCTCGCATGGGCAGGGGTGGTTGTGACCTGCAGCAGGGTGAGGTAGGACTGTGACACTCACACGTCCAGTCGGTGGCTGATCTCACAGGGGATCTGTAAGGCCCAGCCatagcagccatctccagcgtgtactgccgcccagggaccaggTTCTCCAAGGTGACATTGGTCCAGTCACTCCCCACAGTCACATTCCTGACCTGCTCCTGGGACTTGGTTTCCCAGAGGGTCCCTGTGtagccagtgctgccagaggaaACTGCTCTCCAGGAGGCTTGCAGAGAGGTGCTGTGGCCCCCATTGCTGAGGGTCAGCTGCTCTAGGGGCAAAGGGTCTAGAAAAGGAAAGGTCTAGAATCACCTGGCAGAAGTGCTGGGGCAGGAGTCCCTTCCCTGGGAAAACCTGCATCCAGGTGCTTTGACACTGCCACCCCTGGTGACACTCACACACCAGTCTGGCAGGGACTGGGCCAGCACAGCTCAaactggcagagaaaaaaatgttctggtgctggaggaggtggTGGGTGGTGGAGGGGGTGGCTGAAGGCAGTGACAGcctgagcagcaccacaggagGGTGGCTGAGGAGAAGGGCACTGGCCTCAGCTGCCCCTTGTGCCTGGTGACTGGGAAACAGCAGGGTCACACACatcagcagcacctctgcctcctgctgagCCTTTTGCCCAGTTATTGCATTAAGCTGTAGAAGACGTGTGCTGTCAGTGCCCTGAGGTGTGACATCGGGGGAAGGGCAGGATCCAGTGGAAACCCGGGGCTGTGGCACTCACACGTCCAGTTGGAGATGCTCCGGGGTGAGGATGTGTAGGGACCAGCCACAGTGCTGACCTCAAAGGTGTAGAGAGTCCCAGGGTGGAGGCCCTCGTAGGTGAAGCTTGTGACACCCCTGGGCAAGGAGCTGTTCTTCACAGGGTGCTCTgcaaggctgaggagcagcagataGCCCTCCCCTGTGGCCTCCTCCCAGCTGGCCAGCAGGCTGTGGGGGCTACCCTGGCTGGACAGGCTCACACCAGATGGTGCTCGTGGTTCTGCAAGGGACAAGGACAGCACGACATGGGCACTGCATCAGGCAGGAAAATTGCTTTCACAagatattttctgcttctcaaatTGCTCTAGATGACCCTAgagcaggggggttggactagatgatctccagaggtgccttccaaccctaacagttctgtgattctgtgacactGCAGTTGTCTCCACCCCACACAGGGGCagaaggggctggagggagaGCTCTTAGTGCCCCCAGCACCACGGGTTGGGTGGGTACCTCCCCACACTGTGTACAGCTCCAACTGTCCCTCCCCAgagtggcagctctgggacagcacCAACTGTGGCTCCACAGGTCACCCAGGAGAGACTGAGCACAGGAAGATTCCCTCTCTGGGGATCTGGTGGGGCTTCCCTGCCCACCCATCCAGCTGCGGTGAGGGGAAGGCAGAAAGCTGCCTGCAACCTGCCAGAGTCCAGAAGGCACAAAGCAGGATCTGGTCTTCATCTGTGCCTGACACAAGCCTGCCCAGGACCTCTGAGCCCACCCTCACCAGGAACTGTGGGGAGGCAGAACTTTCTGCTCTGATCCACAACCTACTCTTAAAaccaggtgtcccaggtggcctgtccctgtgcctgcctcacccccagccccctccaggcagcaggaacagccccaaGGGCCACACGTGGGCTTTCTGCTCACCTGTCCAGGCTGCGGAGCTCTGTGCTGATGCCCTGTAGGGCCCTGCCACCACTACCACCTGGACAGAGTACTGCTGGCCAGGGCTCAGCCCGTGGAAGGTGACGTGATCGTTGTCCCCACCAACAGAGATGTTCCTTGTGGGAGCACTGTCCTCTCCCTCCCGCAGTGTCACCAGGTAGAagtccctctgtccccctggGACACTCCAGCGAGCCTGTAAGGagttctgctcctctgcactgCTCAGGGTCACATTGTTGGGACTCAAGGGGTCTGGAAGGGAATAGGATTTCGTGAGTCAGGGTTATGGGGTACTCTGTACCCCTTACTCTCCTGAGCCTCATTCCTGCAGGGTTACGTCCAGCCTTAGACATCCTTTTGGAGTGAGCCATTTGCACTCCCCAGCACAAGCATTCCTGGACTAACAGAGTCCAGACAAAGCTGGCAGCCTTGCTGAGAAATTCCTAAAAGTCTCCTTCCACTCCATTCACATCCCACCATGAGCTTGCTGATATTCCCAGGAACTGGCTTGGACCAAACTCCTGGCCAGACGCCCCTGGCTCCTGCGTCTGGCATGGGGGAATTTTGTTCAGTGGAGCAGGtcagagctgcagacagcaaCAGCAGGGATCAGCCTCACTCCAGAGCAGAAAGAAAccagctggagctctggaggCCTTCCAAATCCCATCTGcatggagcagggagcaggctccAGCTTCCCGGGCTGGCAggtggagcaggaaggagctggagattTGACACCTGGTGgcacccagctcctcccagcatACACACAACCAGTGTTTGGCCAGTGCCAGGACAAGTCagtggccacagcagctctgagtctGCAGCTTGGCACCTCCATCACATGAGGGCCAACGCTACTTTGGTGTTCAGTGTGAATCTGCTCTGCCCTCTTCATTTCCCTCCTGGTTTTTCTGGGAACATCTGGGAGAGCCAGTTCAGGACTGGAACTTTTTACTGGCTATGGACGTGGTGTCACCAGCAAAGTCCTGCTCTTTCAGGGCCCTCATCAGCCTGAGGCCAGAGCAGAGAGTGGGCTGGGAGAGTGGGTTCTGGGAGGGCTGTCCTCATTGTTTTGACCTGCCAGAGGCTCCTGGATTCCTTGGCTGTATTTGCACAGCACCTATCATGTTGGGAGCATCCACCAGGATGAGGTTATCAGGTGCTACCACAACATATCCTCAACAACAATCAAAGAGCACCAAAACCCCAtttcatagaaccacagaactatggaatggtttggattgaaaAGGACCCTAAAGCTTATtcattcccaccccctgccatgggcaggggcaccttccgctatcccagctctccagacctgtccaacctggccttggacacttccagggatggggcagccacagcttctctgagcaacctgtgccagggcctcagcatcctcacaggaaagaatttcttcctcatatctaatttaaatctctcctattttagtttaaaaccattcacCCCTTCTCTTATCACTGTCTGCCCACGTAAAAAGTCTTTCTCGTTCTTGCATAAGCCCCTCCCAGAGGCCTCCAGTtaaaaccagctcagctgaTGCCCCCTTACCCCATTTTTTCTGCTGCCCTTTTACAGCCCTGAGGCACAcgagagccccagcagcactgaacaCCAGTGGGATCTGCTGCCTTTCCATCCTCCTCCTAGGGGAGAGCCCACAGGCTGCTTCCACTGCATCCCAGGGGATCCATCTGCTGAAGGGATCCACAGGCCCCACCACAGCagtgccccagagctgggtcCTGGAGCAGCTTTTGGCCAGGTCCAAGCAAAATCACGCTGTGTACCCAAGGATTTTTGGATTCAGAGGCTGGACCAGAGGTAGGGAGAAAGCTGAGGCCACCAAGGTGATACTCACACGTCCAGGCAGTGGCATTGGGTCCCAGCGCCGTGTAGGgcccagctgtggcactgagcCCCAGCCAGTACCGAGTGCCAggctggagatgctggaagGTGTAGCTGCTGAGGCCCCTCCTGGCTGACAGCGTGGTGCTGACCTTTTGGGTGAGGAGGTTGCGGAGCTCCAGGTGGAGCCAGGCGgcccctgcagcacctgcccaggaggcaacgaggctggtgctGGAACCTGGGCTGAGCCTCAGCTGGGTGGGGAtggaaggagctgaggggaAGAGAGGACACAGCAAGGTTCAGCACTGGGGCTGGCGGTCTCTGGAGCCTCCTCTCTCCCCAGGGGTGCCGACAGCTGCTCTCTATGGCATGGGGGCTGAAGGTCTGGTAGGGGTTTACTGAGGGATGTCTCTCCTGTGCCCCCtcccacacaggctgcagggccCTTGAGGTCCCTCCACATTGTCATGTTCTTtcaggctgcagggcagaggggtggcagactgggcactgcagcactcctgcagctctcagcagccaaAAGATCCAGGATCTCCAGActgcccctctctgctgggAACAGGCAAATCCAAGCCATGGGTGCTGCAAGGCAGGCCCAAGGCGCAAGGTTTTCCCCTTGGCCCAGGGACTCAGCTCACAGTGGGGACATGAAACACTCCAGCCGTTCCCCACCATTCACAAGCTCCCCATCCCAAGCCTGGAGACCTCCTCCCATCGCCAGCCCAGCACGTGTGCTGCATCCTTCCTGCCAAACCCTTGCTACCACCCCCTCCTCCTTGGGCGAGCGCAGCCGGCACTCCCTACCTGTCCACTGGTGGGTACTGGTGCTGGCCTGGCTGGGCCCAGCCAGCGTGCTGACCTTCAGGGCATACTCGCTGCCAGCCAGGAGCCCGTCGAAGAGGAAGGTGGAGGcgctgggcaggagggacacGTTCCTCACCAGGCTCTGGGAGTGGCTGTGCCACAGTGCCAGCTGGTAGCCGTCCCGCCGGCCGGGCCCGTGTGCCCAGGCCGCGCGCAGCGAGGTGGAGCTGCCATCACTGCTCAGAGTCAGGTTGAGGACGGGTGAGGGACCTGCATGGGACATGGACAGACACTGCTGGCTGCTTCTGCAAGCGCCTGACCCGGCAAGCTGCTCACAGCCTGGTGGGACTTGCCTTTGCCTGGAGAGGTGCTGTCAGGCAGCTTCACAGCACCCagtcacagaatcctggaagggtttgggttggaaggggtcctaaagctcatccagtcccaccccttgccatggcagggacaccttc
This window contains:
- the LOC119711896 gene encoding receptor-type tyrosine-protein phosphatase V-like isoform X3, with the protein product MRSLLLPLLVLCVPRLPGTLAQGEGCNHTAQAGLEGQDARGERGSLLNVSVSDRDRSDSLLLSWDEPEEGAKGYFLALSLLGSGMLLQNGSAGPNTTSFWFHGLTPGTLYEIEVTATLACMDTTSQTITAQTSPSPVLNLTLSSDGSSTSLRAAWAHGPGRRDGYQLALWHSHSQSLVRNVSLLPSASTFLFDGLLAGSEYALKVSTLAGPSQASTSTHQWTAPSIPTQLRLSPGSSTSLVASWAGAAGAAWLHLELRNLLTQKVSTTLSARRGLSSYTFQHLQPGTRYWLGLSATAGPYTALGPNATAWTYPLSPNNVTLSSAEEQNSLQARWSVPGGQRDFYLVTLREGEDSAPTRNISVGGDNDHVTFHGLSPGQQYSVQVVVVAGPYRASAQSSAAWTEPRAPSGVSLSSQGSPHSLLASWEEATGEGYLLLLSLAEHPVKNSSLPRGVTSFTYEGLHPGTLYTFEVSTVAGPYTSSPRSISNWTYPLPLEQLTLSNGGHSTSLQASWRAVSSGSTGYTGTLWETKSQEQVRNVTVGSDWTNVTLENLVPGRQYTLEMAAMAGPYRSPVRSATDWTYPLAPSGVTLTNTRRPMGLSAFWDKAAGDVDQFHLQLYSKSHAAQRNTSVGPNTHNFTFLGLSPGTQYFLKVTVLAGPYRSSSHFATEWTYPLSLANVSVQPGREPQELHVSWVESGGGRDHLVQLSVAESLSIIRNVSVPRGVTQLDLEGLVPGSRYRVEIISQAGPHRISSQTAIGYTVPLPPRSLSASPVSTAWALAVHWEAAPGQRDGYLLSVLQEGSSAQPRNLEAGKDSTNVTVPQLEPGTCYLVRIWAVAGPYRSLPENVTGCTVPAAPTNLSLTNPGSSSELYTSWNKPPGRRDHYHVTLYSLSTQSRIQVQTLSPDALNITWTHLEAGSKFAVQVTAVKGSLEASSINVTQWTYPLAPVNLTLSSPSGSALVVSWAVLGRGAEGFVVDARDTASGTPVGHTLLGGHVRSHILRSLSPGTRYSVAVSATAGPFHASTPNLTHCTRPLPPAAVRLLSTGHPDRLSVAWGAPAGGRDGYTLTLYRAPLGTVAATASLGRDTHNFTFTGLAPGHEYSVEVTATAGQYWAAAPKISGWTRPLPPAAVRLLSTGHPDRLSVAWGAPAGGRDGYTLTLYRAPLGTVAATASLGRDTHNFTFTGLAPGSKYLLEVAAVAGSFRAPAGNVSNWTYPLAPRHVYVTNQGYPNRLSASWRAEPQGQDSYRLLLYHWGSGIVAANVSVGKGTSKFTFSGLAPGHKYLLEVVAMAGPYAASAGNISDWTTPSVPQNLSAVAEGNNTMLISWGSVSGQQDECQLWLRDPQNSSLPWRHSLGRGQVQHLLQGLIPGRNYSVSLSCVAGPYWSSTKPLAVPLEPNPVKDVQCLPESRSLYLNWTSSPGDVEAYEVVTERLSEEPPTSRLAMSIPSSEARLEGLEPNSSYQILVSAVGMNALRSQAVTLLCSTAVEPLPPPLRADVFPVEASSTVIISPELFSEENGQIEYYGVIATTNESLLRPTQEIMSSTWYDHYYGTEDSYLAVLIPNPFHQRSSPDTWRVPVGTEECGQSRATCNGKLKANEQYRFSIAAFTKYDPVAPAVTFTMFSAAGSSADTAPLSMPIIAGIIVGFLLTLAVVFALVYWKQLKAKRTKKSSPPQEMVTYSLRNVHRPVPLQNFKQYYEMKTASANHAFFQEFEELKEVGKEQSKVEAELPANVSKNRYPHVLPYDHSRVKLSQLGEDPHSDYINANFMPGYTSQQEFIATQGPLKKTIEDFWRLVWEQNVCNIIMLTVCMENGRVLCDHYWPSESAPVSYGQVRVHLLMQSSSEEWTVREFKLWHEGLRAERFVSHLHYTAWPDHGIPESTTSIMTFRELVREHIQSTKDAGPTLVHCSAGVGRTGTFIALDRLLQQMRQEKAVDIFGVVHALRMNRYLMIQTLSQYIFLHSCILDKILEEPPLDLSGTQRSCPIPLKSFAQHYAQKAAKSHMGFLREYEVRAVLGRCRECCHGCVC